The following coding sequences lie in one Sphaerochaeta sp. genomic window:
- a CDS encoding ATP-binding protein, whose amino-acid sequence MIILRGNIRNKIDAPDPDAAAQRLELIPNQSFTEPHPTSFSITFCHLGHHYTYHLSFLIGTFLDTETKREILEEVLVVDGKEAFRREAEQPLSVSFSDQGTLSQKDKIVLSKASSDNLDPEELFLTGGFKSLYAAKQVAAIQDWFRQYLLVFFSSNTLASGPLLPQAPQNGPRVTRLLEPVLPKFGITGNALGYFTPKGETDAKLCSLIPSPQDPKKTCILPAETFESLGTVRFMNLFPLLSDAIKHGKTLVIDEFDASLHSFVVMNIIKIFHNDEINTNGAQLLFNTQNPLYLDGELFRRDEIKFIDRDEHTQASTLYALSDFPTTGANAVRKGEDYLKNYLIGKYGAVRHIDLSPLFTQKAQSRSDGKKGRKS is encoded by the coding sequence ATGATCATTCTGCGAGGAAACATCAGAAACAAGATTGACGCTCCCGATCCTGATGCCGCAGCGCAACGATTGGAATTGATACCGAACCAATCCTTCACAGAACCACATCCCACCAGTTTCTCCATTACCTTCTGTCATCTTGGACATCACTATACGTATCATCTTTCTTTTCTCATTGGCACATTCCTTGATACGGAAACCAAGCGGGAAATCCTTGAAGAAGTGTTGGTCGTTGATGGAAAAGAAGCCTTCCGGAGGGAAGCGGAACAACCTCTTTCCGTTTCCTTTTCTGACCAAGGTACCCTTTCCCAAAAAGATAAAATTGTGCTCAGCAAGGCGAGTTCTGATAATCTTGACCCTGAAGAACTGTTTCTCACCGGTGGGTTCAAATCATTGTACGCAGCAAAACAAGTAGCTGCGATCCAGGACTGGTTTCGTCAATACTTGCTGGTTTTCTTTTCCTCGAACACCCTCGCTTCCGGCCCTCTGCTCCCGCAAGCGCCCCAAAATGGCCCGCGGGTCACCCGGCTTCTGGAACCGGTACTGCCAAAATTCGGCATTACCGGGAACGCGTTGGGATACTTCACTCCCAAAGGGGAGACGGATGCGAAGTTGTGTTCTCTGATCCCGTCACCTCAGGACCCCAAGAAAACCTGCATTCTTCCCGCGGAGACCTTTGAATCTCTGGGCACGGTACGTTTCATGAACCTGTTCCCTCTTCTTTCCGATGCGATCAAACACGGAAAGACATTGGTGATCGATGAATTTGACGCGTCATTGCATTCCTTCGTCGTCATGAACATCATCAAAATCTTCCATAACGACGAAATCAATACCAACGGAGCCCAACTTTTGTTCAACACCCAAAATCCGTTGTATTTGGACGGGGAGTTGTTCCGGCGGGATGAGATCAAATTCATTGATCGGGATGAACACACCCAAGCCAGTACGCTGTATGCCCTTTCCGATTTCCCCACCACGGGAGCGAATGCGGTACGGAAAGGAGAGGATTACCTGAAGAATTATCTCATCGGCAAATATGGTGCGGTTCGTCATATTGATCTTTCCCCGCTTTTCACCCAAAAGGCGCAATCTCGTTCGGATGGAAAAAAGGGGAGAAAGAGTTGA
- a CDS encoding RloB family protein, giving the protein MKPGRQKTTKLFYFSVEGSTEQWYLEWLCAQINKEQAATANVRFVIKQCRLPSQLVKSYLVGHTPVIHLCDYEEDTHEQETAFRTCLGDMQKQKGVNFIFGYSNFTFDLWIILHNLPKEKLSRVRVDSRNHYLEVINQTFSCSFSQMEAYKRERNFKQKILGRLSLDSVRNAISCADAIMEQRKRTDTPVKVGRYAYYPAAPSTALGHDVVAMILNGCGLKARA; this is encoded by the coding sequence TTGAAACCCGGCCGGCAGAAAACAACCAAGTTGTTTTACTTTTCCGTGGAAGGGTCTACAGAACAATGGTACCTGGAGTGGTTGTGTGCGCAGATCAACAAGGAACAAGCGGCGACGGCAAACGTGCGGTTTGTCATCAAACAATGCAGATTGCCGTCGCAATTGGTCAAATCCTACCTGGTCGGGCATACCCCTGTCATTCATCTCTGTGATTATGAGGAAGACACCCATGAACAGGAAACCGCGTTCAGAACCTGCTTGGGTGACATGCAAAAGCAAAAAGGGGTGAATTTCATCTTCGGCTACAGTAATTTCACCTTTGATCTCTGGATCATCCTCCATAACCTCCCCAAAGAGAAACTTTCTCGTGTCCGTGTCGATTCCAGGAACCACTATCTGGAGGTCATCAACCAAACGTTCTCGTGCAGTTTTTCCCAAATGGAAGCTTATAAGCGAGAACGGAATTTCAAGCAGAAGATTCTGGGCCGGCTCTCCCTCGATTCGGTGCGGAATGCGATCTCCTGTGCGGATGCCATCATGGAGCAGAGGAAACGCACCGATACCCCGGTGAAGGTTGGACGGTATGCGTATTATCCGGCGGCTCCCTCTACCGCATTGGGCCATGACGTGGTCGCTATGATCCTGAACGGTTGTGGACTGAAGGCGAGGGCGTGA
- a CDS encoding alpha/beta hydrolase-fold protein: MSTTYLLVPDFTDLAPYLSPLPGVAIIPVEPKRRGDAFTPWPAVIPALHGGGRFGGKADAYLDKLMKTIPTDGKLGIIGVSLGGLFAVYATITHPVFSFCASISGSFWYPGWTTWLVDQPIPQTSYYFCSGENEGRGRKDELRESRTATDFTSTTLRGTYQTDPYGHMHALDVRMEQTLSWIQSQLSPVTPSPSVHNRSGS; the protein is encoded by the coding sequence ATGAGCACCACGTACCTGCTGGTTCCCGACTTCACCGACCTCGCTCCGTACCTCAGTCCGCTCCCCGGCGTAGCGATCATCCCGGTGGAGCCGAAACGGAGGGGCGACGCCTTCACCCCATGGCCGGCGGTCATCCCGGCGCTCCACGGTGGCGGCCGCTTCGGAGGCAAGGCAGACGCCTACCTGGACAAGCTGATGAAGACGATCCCCACCGATGGGAAGCTGGGGATCATCGGGGTGTCGCTGGGAGGGTTGTTTGCCGTGTACGCAACCATCACCCACCCGGTCTTCTCGTTCTGCGCTTCCATTTCCGGGTCGTTCTGGTATCCGGGCTGGACGACCTGGCTTGTCGATCAGCCCATTCCTCAGACGTCGTACTACTTCTGTTCCGGAGAAAACGAGGGACGGGGAAGAAAAGACGAGTTGCGGGAGAGCAGGACGGCGACGGATTTCACCAGCACCACGTTGCGGGGCACCTACCAGACCGATCCGTACGGCCACATGCACGCCTTGGACGTACGTATGGAACAGACGCTCTCGTGGATACAGAGCCAACTTTCTCCCGTCACGCCCTCGCCTTCAGTCCACAACCGTTCAGGATCATAG
- a CDS encoding fucose isomerase — translation MENIPVVKPALVAVSRDCFPVSLSEKRRHAISAAYGDGLYECPITIEKETQVAQVLDDLKAHDCNALILFLGNFGPETSETLLVQKFDGPVMIAAAAEGDGNLYDGRGDAYCGMLNCSYNLGLRSLDHVYIPSYPVGGAEDVAGMIKEFLPVARAYIGVKHLKVISFGPRPQDFLACNAPIQPLYDLGVEIEENSELDLLVAYNKHKDDPRIPEVQKDMERELGPKNPYSGVIPRLAQYELTLLDWAKEHKGSSQYVTFANKCWPAFQTEFKFVPCYVNSRLAGRGIPVSCEVDIFGALSEYIGTCVSGGAVTLLDINNTVPPSYLKGKKLPYTLHDLFMGFHCGNTCSSLLSHPHMGYQLIMKRSLEPNGEPDITRGTIEGDLKPGAVTLYRLQGNARGQLVSYMAEGEVLDMPTESFGSIGVFAIPEMGRFYRHVLIEQHFPHHGAVAFGHYGKSLFSLFRMLGVKEIGYNRPKNVPYPNENPFAAY, via the coding sequence ATGGAGAATATTCCGGTTGTGAAACCGGCGTTGGTAGCCGTCTCTCGGGACTGTTTCCCGGTGAGTTTGTCGGAAAAACGCCGTCATGCCATCAGCGCGGCATACGGCGATGGCCTGTATGAATGTCCCATCACCATTGAGAAGGAAACCCAGGTGGCCCAGGTGTTGGATGACCTGAAAGCCCATGATTGCAACGCGCTCATCCTGTTCTTGGGGAACTTCGGCCCTGAGACGTCCGAGACGTTGCTTGTCCAGAAATTTGATGGACCGGTGATGATCGCCGCCGCGGCGGAAGGGGACGGAAACCTGTATGACGGACGGGGCGATGCCTACTGCGGCATGCTGAACTGTTCGTACAACCTGGGGCTCCGCTCGCTGGATCATGTCTACATTCCGTCCTATCCGGTTGGTGGTGCCGAGGATGTGGCCGGGATGATCAAAGAGTTCCTGCCCGTCGCGCGGGCGTACATCGGGGTGAAGCACCTGAAGGTCATCTCCTTCGGTCCCCGGCCGCAGGACTTCCTGGCCTGCAACGCGCCGATCCAGCCGTTGTACGACCTTGGTGTGGAGATCGAGGAGAACAGCGAGCTTGACCTGCTGGTCGCCTACAACAAGCACAAGGACGATCCCCGGATCCCCGAGGTGCAGAAGGATATGGAACGGGAGCTCGGACCAAAGAACCCGTACAGCGGGGTCATCCCCCGGTTGGCCCAGTATGAGCTGACGTTGCTGGATTGGGCGAAGGAGCACAAAGGCTCCAGCCAGTACGTGACGTTCGCCAACAAGTGCTGGCCGGCGTTCCAGACGGAGTTCAAGTTCGTTCCCTGCTACGTGAACAGCCGGTTGGCCGGTCGTGGCATTCCGGTAAGCTGTGAGGTGGATATCTTCGGGGCTCTTTCCGAGTACATCGGTACCTGCGTCTCCGGTGGAGCGGTGACACTGCTGGACATCAACAACACGGTGCCTCCTTCATATCTGAAAGGAAAGAAGCTTCCGTACACGTTGCATGACCTGTTCATGGGATTCCACTGCGGGAACACCTGCTCCAGCCTGTTGAGCCATCCCCACATGGGCTACCAGTTGATCATGAAGCGGAGCCTGGAGCCGAACGGGGAACCGGACATCACCCGCGGCACCATTGAAGGGGATCTCAAACCGGGCGCGGTGACGCTGTACCGCCTGCAGGGCAACGCACGTGGCCAGCTGGTCTCCTACATGGCCGAAGGGGAAGTGCTGGACATGCCGACGGAAAGCTTCGGTAGCATCGGCGTCTTCGCCATCCCTGAGATGGGACGTTTCTACCGTCATGTGTTGATCGAACAGCACTTCCCCCATCACGGGGCGGTGGCGTTCGGCCATTACGGCAAGTCGTTGTTCAGCCTGTTCCGGATGCTGGGCGTCAAGGAGATCGGGTACAACCGTCCGAAGAACGTCCCGTATCCCAACGAGAATCCGTTTGCGGCCTATTGA
- a CDS encoding AAA family ATPase gives MAVHDFTIRELSYEEASFEYSPSVVKDCRGLSYDGTIIGQPRALRALAMALAIQQNGYNVYVSGDNGSGRLSAVRRMAEQFRQDTRMLKDILYTYNFQEPDSPEILLIPVGEGQRFSDGMDQFANQLKSDRTAAEATLDGLEKQYTEPACVRFFERVRHDIQRNGATTADKYRVRLLVNHSGDTERPFIVETHPTFTNLFGSVDKSWQYAHLALHAGSLLRASGGFIVLDAGQVIEEKGLWDALKRYLSAIEDSPHPIGELQSPPVRPAIAALPLKVIMIGDEDTYDNLCEKDDLFLSLFKVSAQFDYSMEANSRNISLVVTLLDHFTQQDGLLPLTDDGMAQMLRYSAWYAEMRDELTTQFSQLRDVLFEADYWARQEHKTAIDREMVLKANDERTFFSGISEERINKDIINGELVISLEGTKVGMVNGLAVMDRGSSSFGTPTVISATVAPGNEGIVNIEHEAGLSGEIHDKGLLILQGYLRKHYARNFPLSIYAGIAFEQNYSEIDGDSASSSELYALLSAIGELPVRQDVAVTGSVNQMGMLQPVGGINEKIEGFFKTCRTTGLTGHQAVIIPYQNIRNLILPYEVLEAIKQKTFHIYVAKTIDEGMEILTNRPAGRRNDRGNFPEDTFNWQIENRLKKMYQAVQTK, from the coding sequence ATGGCAGTGCATGATTTCACCATCCGCGAACTCTCCTATGAAGAGGCTTCGTTCGAGTACAGTCCTTCCGTGGTGAAGGACTGCCGCGGACTTTCCTACGACGGGACGATCATCGGGCAGCCCAGGGCGCTCCGCGCCTTGGCCATGGCCCTGGCGATCCAGCAGAACGGATACAACGTCTACGTCAGCGGAGACAACGGCAGCGGGCGGCTTTCAGCGGTGCGCCGCATGGCAGAGCAGTTCCGTCAGGATACCCGCATGCTGAAGGACATCCTGTACACCTACAACTTCCAGGAACCGGACAGTCCGGAAATCCTGTTGATTCCTGTCGGGGAAGGACAACGGTTCTCCGACGGCATGGACCAGTTCGCCAACCAACTGAAGAGCGACCGCACGGCGGCCGAGGCGACGTTGGACGGTCTGGAGAAGCAGTACACCGAACCGGCCTGCGTCCGCTTCTTCGAGCGGGTGCGGCATGACATCCAACGCAATGGCGCGACGACGGCGGACAAATACCGGGTGCGGCTTCTGGTCAACCACAGCGGGGATACGGAGCGCCCGTTCATCGTCGAGACCCATCCCACGTTCACCAACCTGTTCGGCTCGGTGGACAAATCCTGGCAGTACGCCCATCTGGCGCTGCACGCAGGCTCCCTGCTGCGGGCAAGCGGCGGATTCATCGTGCTGGATGCCGGACAGGTCATCGAGGAGAAGGGATTGTGGGATGCATTGAAACGATACCTCTCTGCCATCGAGGACAGCCCGCATCCCATCGGGGAACTGCAGAGCCCGCCGGTCCGGCCGGCCATCGCGGCGCTCCCGCTGAAAGTGATCATGATCGGGGACGAGGACACCTACGACAACCTCTGTGAGAAGGACGACCTGTTCCTCTCCCTGTTCAAGGTATCCGCCCAGTTCGACTATTCGATGGAAGCCAACAGCAGGAACATCTCCCTGGTGGTGACGCTGCTGGACCATTTCACCCAACAGGACGGCCTGCTTCCCCTGACGGATGACGGCATGGCGCAGATGCTCCGCTACAGCGCGTGGTACGCCGAAATGCGTGATGAGCTGACCACCCAGTTCTCCCAACTGCGGGACGTGTTGTTCGAAGCGGACTACTGGGCACGGCAGGAACACAAGACGGCCATCGACCGAGAGATGGTCCTGAAAGCCAACGACGAGCGGACGTTCTTCTCCGGCATCTCCGAGGAGCGGATCAACAAGGACATCATCAACGGAGAGCTGGTCATCAGTCTGGAAGGGACCAAGGTCGGGATGGTCAACGGCTTGGCCGTGATGGACCGCGGTTCCAGTTCTTTCGGAACTCCGACGGTCATCAGCGCCACCGTCGCCCCGGGCAACGAGGGAATCGTCAACATCGAGCACGAGGCGGGCCTGTCCGGAGAGATCCACGACAAAGGCCTGTTGATCCTCCAGGGATACCTGCGCAAGCACTACGCCCGGAACTTCCCGCTTTCCATCTACGCCGGCATCGCGTTCGAACAGAACTATTCGGAGATCGACGGGGACAGCGCGTCCTCAAGCGAACTGTACGCCCTCCTCTCGGCCATCGGGGAACTGCCCGTCCGCCAGGACGTGGCGGTGACCGGGTCGGTGAACCAGATGGGCATGCTCCAACCGGTCGGAGGCATCAACGAGAAGATCGAGGGATTCTTCAAGACCTGCCGGACCACCGGATTGACCGGCCACCAGGCGGTGATCATCCCCTACCAGAACATCCGCAATCTGATCCTCCCCTACGAAGTGCTGGAAGCGATCAAGCAAAAGACGTTCCACATCTACGTGGCGAAGACGATCGATGAAGGGATGGAAATCCTGACCAACCGTCCGGCGGGAAGACGGAACGACCGGGGCAATTTCCCGGAAGACACGTTCAACTGGCAGATCGAAAACCGCCTGAAGAAGATGTATCAGGCGGTCCAGACGAAATAA
- a CDS encoding Nif3-like dinuclear metal center hexameric protein: protein MKRSELVTFLSSYLELDRFEGIDPSTNGLVVGAPEDRDIQRVVCAVDASLATFQLAIRQDADLLLVHHGLFWGRPLPVTGNQYQRLRLLMDHQLDLFVSHLPLDAHAEVGNNAQMANILGLSDLKPFAPYHGINLGWWGRSETALSPGQICRKLGFSDAVVLPFGEKEIHTVGFVSGAGSDDVDAALDLGLDCFVTGAAEHEQFSTCEERHITMIGGGHYQSEVFGVQALGRLLSDQFGLKTVFVDHPTGL from the coding sequence ATGAAACGTTCGGAACTTGTCACCTTTCTCTCTTCCTATCTGGAACTGGACCGGTTCGAAGGCATCGATCCTTCGACCAACGGGCTGGTTGTCGGCGCTCCGGAAGACCGGGATATCCAACGGGTCGTCTGCGCGGTGGATGCAAGCCTGGCAACGTTCCAGTTGGCCATCCGGCAGGATGCCGACCTGCTTCTCGTCCATCATGGCCTGTTCTGGGGGCGCCCGCTTCCCGTCACGGGAAACCAGTACCAGCGGCTCCGCCTGTTGATGGACCACCAGCTTGACTTGTTTGTCAGCCACCTTCCGTTGGACGCCCATGCCGAAGTGGGGAACAACGCGCAGATGGCGAACATCCTCGGTCTGTCCGACCTGAAGCCGTTCGCCCCGTACCACGGCATCAACCTGGGGTGGTGGGGCAGAAGCGAAACAGCCCTTTCTCCCGGGCAGATCTGCCGGAAGCTGGGCTTCTCCGATGCCGTGGTGCTGCCGTTCGGGGAGAAGGAGATCCACACCGTTGGTTTTGTCAGCGGTGCGGGAAGCGATGATGTGGATGCCGCGTTGGACCTTGGGTTGGACTGCTTCGTCACCGGAGCGGCGGAGCACGAACAGTTCTCCACCTGTGAGGAGCGGCACATCACGATGATCGGCGGAGGGCACTACCAGAGTGAAGTGTTCGGCGTGCAGGCGTTGGGACGGCTCCTTTCCGACCAATTCGGTCTGAAGACGGTGTTCGTCGACCATCCGACGGGGTTGTGA
- the lspA gene encoding signal peptidase II — MKRYAPLSLTAVILLCDQLSKAWVVAHIPENTVGYRLLGDFLEIWHVRNTAIAFSMGTNLPLWVKLFGFIIIPLALLIAVGFVMFSPKNFVTERQRWILAVFLGGGMGNLTDRIFRHFRVVDFMANRVYGLFGMEFWPTWNIADASLVVSAILLMLTLLFPSKSDTLKQKEREKDVKEK, encoded by the coding sequence ATGAAACGATACGCGCCCCTCTCCCTCACCGCGGTGATTCTCCTCTGCGACCAGCTTTCCAAGGCGTGGGTCGTCGCCCATATCCCGGAGAACACCGTCGGCTACCGGCTGTTGGGGGATTTCCTGGAGATCTGGCACGTGCGGAACACCGCCATCGCCTTCAGCATGGGGACGAACCTTCCGCTGTGGGTCAAGCTGTTCGGGTTCATCATCATCCCGCTGGCGCTTCTCATCGCCGTCGGTTTTGTGATGTTCTCCCCCAAGAATTTTGTGACGGAACGGCAACGATGGATCCTGGCCGTCTTCCTGGGTGGGGGGATGGGCAATCTGACCGACCGGATCTTCCGCCATTTCCGGGTGGTGGACTTCATGGCAAACCGGGTGTATGGTTTGTTCGGTATGGAATTTTGGCCGACGTGGAACATCGCCGACGCATCCTTGGTGGTCAGTGCCATCCTGCTGATGCTGACGTTGTTGTTTCCGTCCAAATCGGATACGCTGAAGCAAAAGGAACGGGAGAAAGATGTCAAAGAAAAGTAA
- a CDS encoding leader peptide processing enzyme, with protein MSKKSNTVWFMVAATVLNLVLMLVLFFICFVLISTLVDPNSSLVPLWISLSFIVSIGGSFWLYSVIIKALSRKFNLEDKMAPLWTRHPRKPRSEQE; from the coding sequence ATGTCAAAGAAAAGTAACACGGTTTGGTTCATGGTGGCGGCGACGGTACTCAACCTCGTCCTGATGCTGGTCCTCTTCTTCATCTGTTTCGTGTTGATCTCCACGCTGGTCGATCCAAACAGCAGTCTGGTTCCCCTGTGGATTTCCCTGTCGTTCATCGTCAGCATTGGCGGCAGTTTCTGGTTGTATTCGGTGATCATCAAAGCCCTCTCGCGTAAATTCAACCTTGAGGACAAGATGGCGCCGCTGTGGACGCGTCATCCCCGTAAGCCCCGCTCCGAGCAAGAATGA